In Candidatus Paceibacterota bacterium, one genomic interval encodes:
- a CDS encoding addiction module protein translates to MAVTLPIGRMSRADKLRAMEALWADLSRDEAEFESPDWHGTVLRETERLVRDGKAKFSNWPAARRRIHRKAGRPA, encoded by the coding sequence ATGGCTGTCACGTTGCCAATCGGGCGCATGTCGCGGGCGGATAAGCTGCGGGCCATGGAAGCGCTTTGGGCCGATTTGAGCCGGGATGAGGCTGAGTTTGAGTCTCCGGACTGGCATGGCACCGTCCTGCGCGAGACGGAGCGACTTGTGCGCGACGGCAAGGCCAAGTTCTCGAATTGGCCAGCGGCCAGGCGCAGGATTCACCGCAAGGCCGGCCGGCCGGCATGA